The segment AATGTCATTAGTTCTAATAGATTTTTGTGAGTTTACAAGTCTACGTGAAGGTGGAATTTTTTTGCCTGAAAAATAATCTTTTAAAGTAGCAACTCCACTATTGATTCATAAAAGTGATGGATCATTTTTAGGAATTAAATTTTGTGAAGGAACTAAAAAGTGATCTTTGCTTTGGAAAAAGTCAATTCACATTTGTCTAATTTGTTTTGAATTCATAATAACCTCTAAATATATGTTAATTGTTTATCATCTAAATAAACTTTTTCAATTACTGCACCACCAATGCATTTTTCTCCATCGTATAAAACAACTTGTTGCCCCGGAGTAACTGCTTGTGATTTTTCTGGATAGTATATTTTTACTTCATTGTTATCTAAAAGTTCAATGCTTACTTTAATATCATTTTGACGATATCTAAATTTAGCTGTTAAATTATTTGGATCATAATCAGTATTATTTAAATTTAAATTTGAAGCAATAAGCATATTCGAATCAAGATATTCGCTTCTAGAAGCAGGAGCTACATATAAAATATTTTGTTTCACATCATGACCGCACACATAATATGGCTCAGGCATACCGCCAAGGTTTAAACCTTTTCTTTGACCGATTGTGTAATAAAAGCACCCAACGTGTCTTCCAACTTTTTTACCAGTTGTTATATCCACAGTATCACCATCTTGAGCTGGAATGTAGTTTTGAAGGAATTGACCAAAGTTTCTTTCGCCAATAAAGCAAATTCCAGTTGAGTCTTTTTTATTAGCAGTAGCAAGTTCTAATTCGGCCGCAATTTCTCGAATTTTATCTTTAGTTAAATCTGCAAGGGGCATAATAACTCTTGAAAGTTGCTCATGTGAAAGCTGAGCTAAAAAGTATGTTTGATCTTTGTTTTGATCTTTAGCACGATAAAGATGTCCATTTTCAACTTTAGCATAATGACCCATAGCAATATAATCTGCACCAAGCTTTTCAAAAGCATATTTTGCAAAAGCATTAAATTTGATGTATTTGTTACATAAAATATCTGGGTTTGGAGTTCTTCCTTTTTTGTATTCTTCAATAAAGTTTTCAAAAACATTATCTCAGTATTCTTGAACAAAGTCAACTCTTTCAAGTTTGATACCTAATTTTTGAGCAACCTTAAGAGCGTCATTGTAATCTTGCTCTTGAGTACATACTTCTTGATTTAAATCTTTATTCCCTAAAATGTCATTGTTGGTAAAGCTATCTCAATTCCGCATATAAAGGCCAACAACATCGTAGCCTTGTTTTTGTAACAAGTATGCAGCTACTGATGAATCTACTCCACCACTCATTCCAATAACTACTTTTTTACTCATTATTTCTCCTTTTATAAGTAAAAATATATTTTTACTTAATTTTATCTTAATTTTTAAAATTGCGGGCGTGTTTATTATTTATTTTATCAAGTTTTTCAAAAATGGGTCTAAACAAAAAGTAGCAACTATAAAAATTGCTACTTTAAGGATTTTTAAGCATTATTTAAAAGTTTTTTCACTTTTTGTTTATATTTTTCAATATCAATTTTTTCAACCAAAAGATGATCAATTTTTCACTCTTTTAAAAGGTTATAAGTTTTATCTACAATTTCTTTATCATGAAGCTGTTTAAGGTGGTGTGTATCTGATTCAAGAAGAATTTTAACACCTTTTTTAGATACTATTTGTCAAAATTGCTCAATTGGATATTTATTTCTAAAAGCACTTCCAATCATTCTTGGACCTTTTCAAAATCCATTAATATTAAATCCAAGCGGGAAATCAAGTTCAAGTGCTAAATCGCAAATTTTGTTTGCAAGTTCTTCGCAATGCTCATCTCATTCAACATATGATTTCATATAAAAATCAGGGTGCACTGCATAAGCAAATAAACCAGTTCTCATCCCTGCGCTTAGCGAATCTCAATATCTTTGAAGCTCTTTTGCTGTATTGCAATTACGGTTATAGTTATTCTCTGGGTCTAAATTTTCCACAGCATGAATTCCTAAAATTAAATAATCCACATCTTCTCTTTGTAAAACTTGGCGATACCAAGAATCTTGATTTGGAAAATATTCACTTTCAAAACCAGTGTAAATTTTAATATTTGGATATTTCTTACGTGCTTTTTCAATATCTGCAATGTACTGATCCATTTCACTTAAATGCATACGTGAATTATCTTTAGAATCAAGTTCTCCAGGGTAGGGGATGTGATCTGAAATACCCACTTCTAAGTATCCACGAGCAGAGTATTCTTGTAAAAGATCATCAATTGTCACATCTGCATGTTTACATAAATAGGTGTGATTGTGGTAATCGTGTTTCATAAAATCCTTCCTTTTATCTTTTTATAATATAATTTGCATATGATTAGTAATATTAAAGAATCTTCACTTATTAAAAAGTTATTAGGTTATTCACATCGTGATACCAATTCAGGTCACATTGCAAAAACTTTACTTATAAATATTCATCAAATTGATAAATTAAATTCAAGCGAAATTGCTGAGCTTTGCGCCACTACTCAAAGTAGCATTAGCAAGTTTGTGAAAAAATTAGGGTTTTACTCTTTTAGTGATTTTAAAGGAGAAATTGTTAAGTATCGTAATAAAGTTCAACTTAGTAAAACTCAAGGATATTTAAAAAATCAAGAACTACTTAATAAAACAATTCACTTTGCTCAGTTATTGCTTAAATTTGATTTTACTAAAATCATTAACGCAATTAAAAATGCTAAGAAAATCATTATTAATGCTTCTGGTGGAGCTTTGAGAGTTTCTGATGAATTTACCACCCAACTTCAAAGAGCAGGATATAACGTTTTTTTACCTGATAGCTTTTCAAATCGCTACACACAAGCTATTGTCTCTGATGAAGAAACTTTAGTGATTTTTATTTCCAATTCTGCTACAACAATGGAAACCTTAATTCCAACTTTACTTTGCAAAAACAAAGGTTCAAAGATTGTAGCAATTACTAATAAAATTCCTAATGATTTTGCAAATGAATTAACTTTAAGTTTCCAAAAATTTAACTCAGAGCAAAAAATTGATCCATTAGATTTTCATTTATATTTAAATATTGTCTTTACTTATTTGCTTAATTTACTTTAAAAACCGCCTAAAAGGCGAATTAAGAACATAACGCAAGCTAAAGCACAAAGCAAAAAAACAAAAGGTAAATATTTCATGAAAGTTTGGTATAGCTGTCTTAAGTATTTTTCATTTTCATCTACTACGTAGGTGATTTTTTTCTTTTTTCGTAAGTAAAAGAGCAATGCAGCTACCATTATAAATAGAGCTGCAAATACCCCTGTAAAGATTATTATTCAAATCATTTTATTTTTTAAGATTATTCATAATACGGCTATAAACCATTGCTTTAGCACCAAAAACAGATTGCACTTGGTCACCGCTTTCAACTACACCCATTGCACCAAGCGCTTTAATTCTATCACGGTCCACTTTGTCTTTATCAATAACTGAAATTCTAAGTCTTGAAATGCAACTTCCAATTTCGGTCATATTTTCAAAGCCACCGTAAGCATTAATTAACTCTTTTGATAAATTAATGTCTTCTTCTTTTTCGTTTTTAAGAAGCTCATTAGTTTGCTCGCTTATTTGTTGAGTTTCTTCTTTATCTTTATTTGCTGTTTTTTCTCTAAATTCTTTTTTACTCATTAATTTAACTTCGTTTCCATTTCTACCTGGTGTACTTAAATTCATTTTAGTAATTAAGAAATAAAATATCACAAGATATTCAACAAAGAAGACAGGTCCAAGAACTCAAAGCATTCATACACGATCAATAATTTCGTATCCTGAAAGGTTGTAAATTAATCATGTAATAATTCCTTCACCAGTTCCTGAAACCATACCTGCACCTGCAAGATACATAAACATATATGTAAATCCAGTCATAAGAGCATGCACAAGTCAAAGCACTGGTGCTACGAAAATAAAGGTAAATTCAATTGGTTCTGTAACTCCTGAAAGCACAGCTGAAGATACAGCACCAAAGATAATTGGAGCAGCTACTTTTCTTTTATCTTTAGGCACAGCTAAAAACATAGCTACAGCAGCTCCTGGAAGAGCAAAGATATTAGTTGGATATGTTCCGTTTGAAATCATAGAATCTTGAGCGGTAATTCTTTGACCATGTTGAAGTTTAGCAAGTAAGATTGTGTAAAATCCGTTAAATGTTTCTTCTTTACCTTCAACAATGAATTTTCAAGTTCCACCAGCTGGTGTGTATCTTAAAATAGCATTTGGAACATTGTGAAGTCCAAATGGAAGAAGTAATCTGTTGGTAAATCCATATAAGAATGAACCACCAGCTCCCATTAATCTAATTCCTTGTCCCATTTTACCAATTGCATAGTAAATATATACTCAAATAGCATTAAAAGGCAACCCAATAATAAATGAAGTTAAAAAGGTTGCAACTGGAGAAAATTTAGCTCCTCCAAAGAATGCGATTGCTTTAGGGAATTGTAATCTGTATGTATATTTGTGAGTTAAATAACCGATATAACCAGCTAAAATACCACCAAGAGCATTTAAATTGAATGAATTTGAATATTTTCCAAACCGTTCAATTAATTCTAATTTCCCTACTTCTTTAGGGTCTAAAAGTGATTTTAAACTTGAATATTTTAAAAGCACATTTCCTGCAAAATAAAGACCAATTAAGGCACATATTCCACAAAGAGCTGAAGAAGCTTTTTCTTCTTTAGCAAGCCCAGCAGCAATACCAATTGCGAAAAGAATATCTAAGTTATAAATTGGAGCCATACCAATTAATTTAATAGCATTTGCAGCTGCAGCAAAATTAGCATCTTTCATTGCACCTGTTTTATTACCAGCAGAAATCATAATGTAACCAATTGCACCAATAATTGCCATAATTGGCAAAATTGAAACTGGTAAGATTAAACTTCTACCAAATCTTTCCAAACCACTACGGAACTTACTTCAAAAAGTTCTAAGCGGATCTGGGATAGTTACTTTTTTAATCATCAAAAACCTCCATAACTAAATTGTGCATAATTTTTGAGATTTTTTTATTCTTAAATAGAATAAAAAATATGAGCCAAGGCTCATATTTGAAATGATTTGTGTGTTAAAAGAAATTATTCAACAACAACGTCAGCACCAGCTTCTGCTAAAGCTGCACGGATAGGTTCAGCTTCTTCAGGTTTGATGTTTTCTTTGATTGTTGCAGGTAATGCATCAACGATTTTTTTAGCATCCATTAATGAAAGTCCTAAAAGATCTTTAACTACTTTGATGATTGCAACTTTTTTACCGTTGTCAGCTTTAAGAACAACTTTAACTGATGATTTTTCAGCTTCTCCACCTTCAGCAGGAGCTGCAGCAACAGCAACAGCAGCTGTAGGGTCGATTCCAAATTCTTCTTTCATTGCTTCAACAAGTTCCATAACTTCTTTAATTGACATTTCTTTTAATGATTCGATAAATGTTTCTTTTGTTAATTTAGCCATTATAAATACTTCCTTTCTTTTTTTAATGCTTTTTAACTTTTTTAGAATTTAATTATTCTGATTTTCCTTCACTTACAAGTTTAAGTGATAATGAAATTTGTGATAAAGGAGCCATCAATGAACGTGCAAGAATTGCAAGAGCTTCTTCGTATGAAGGAAGAGATGCAACTTGTTTAACACCTGCAGCATCAACAACTTTACCATCAAATGTTCCGGCTTTAATAACCATGATTTTGTGTTTTTTAGCAAATTTTACTAATAATTTAGCTGCACTCATTTCGTCATTTTGAGAAAATGCAAAAATGTTTGGACCAACTAAGTGTTCTGATAAATCAGCATATCCAGCTGCTTGAGCAGCAAGTTTAAATAAACGGTTTTTGTATACTTTAATTTCAACACCCATTGCTTTAGCTTCTTTTCTTAATTCACGAAGTTCAGCAACAGTAAGTCCACGATATTCAGCAAATGCAACAGCTTGTGAAGAAGCGATTTTATCTGAAATTTCAGCAACAACTTCTCTTTTTGCTAATTTGAACTTTGATTCTGACATTAACTGCCTCCTTTCAAATTATATTTGTTGCAATACAATAAGGAATGAGATACACTCGGTAACATATTAAGCCTAAGCCGTTACTGTCTTTATGTATTGCTTATTTATTATAATCAAAAAATTTTTATTTCAAAATGCTTTTTGAAGATTTTATAACCCTAGCAAAAGGTAATAAAAAGCTTGAAACACAATTAAAAATTATATTTCAAGTGAATTAAACCACTTATTTAAAGAATTATTTTTCGTTTTTGTATATTCCATAAAGTAATGCGTCAATTCCAAGTGTGAAAATTGCCTTTAGTTATCTCATAAAGAAGTATAAAAAATTCACCTCTTAAAAGAGATGAATTCATGATTGTGAGTAAATTATTTTGCCATTCTTGAACGAATAACGATGTAAGGCATTAAAGCCATAACTCTTGCTCTTTTAATAGCTGTAGAAACTTTTCTTTGGTGTTTTGCACATGTTCCTGTTTGAGATTTTGATTTGATGCTTCCTGTAGCAGAAACATATTTGTTTAATAATTCAACATTTTTGTAATCTACGTAGTGTGTGTTTGATTCGCAAAATTCACATACTTTTCTTCTTGGTTGGAAACCTTTTTTACGTTTGAAATTCATTTGTACTCCTAAAATATTTTAAATATTATTATAAGTCATCTTCGCTACTAAAGTGTTCACCAAGTTGATGATCAATTTCAGAGCTTTGTGAAACTTCTTCATTAAGTGTTACAGCTGGTGTACCAAAGCTATTTTGAGCTTGGTTATTATTTGTTCTTGGTGTGAATGTATTTCTTTGGAAATTATTTGATGATGAATTTTCTCCAGAATTTCCAAGTCTTTCATTAATTGATTGACGATTTTCTAAAATACGAATTCTTTCCACATTAACTTCATAAGATCTAACTAAAGTATTAGTTTGGTTTGATCTATAAGTGTTTGAATACAAACTCCCTTCAACAGCAACTAATGTCCCTTTAGGGATTCTATTAGCCATTAAATCAGCTGTTCCATTTCACCCTACAAGAGGAATAAAGTCAGTAACTTCATTATTACTATTTGAACTTCTACCGTAGTACTCACGGTTAATAGCAAGTGAAACACGTGCATAAGGCACTTGTGAGTTTGTGTAGTTTAACACAGCATTTGATGTTGTACGACCAATTAAAATAACTTTGTTCATATTGCCACCTTGTAATTTAAATATTCAATGAATTAGTTTTGTGAAGATTCTTCTTTGTTTTCTTTACGTGGTCTGTTGAATGTTCTTTTTGCACCTTCAACTGATCTGTTTCCATCTTTTTTGAAGTATGGTTTTTTGTTGAATTTTTTAACTTTTTTGTTTAAACCTTTTTCTGAGTCAAGGTTAATTGCAAGAAGTCTTCAAATTTCTTTTACGATATTTGAACGACGTGTAAGTTCTTGAACGCTTTTAGCGTCTTCTGTTTCTACGTTAGCAAGAACGTATTGAGCATGTTTTGATTTGTTAATTTCGTAAGCTAATTCGTTTCTCTCTAATTTTTCAGCTTTAACTGAGTTTTCACCGAATACTTCATTAAGTAAATCGAATGCAACTTT is part of the Mycoplasmopsis gallinacea genome and harbors:
- the rpsF gene encoding 30S ribosomal protein S6, with the translated sequence MTKYEIMLIVDPKADVKVAFDLLNEVFGENSVKAEKLERNELAYEINKSKHAQYVLANVETEDAKSVQELTRRSNIVKEIWRLLAINLDSEKGLNKKVKKFNKKPYFKKDGNRSVEGAKRTFNRPRKENKEESSQN
- a CDS encoding single-stranded DNA-binding protein, translating into MNKVILIGRTTSNAVLNYTNSQVPYARVSLAINREYYGRSSNSNNEVTDFIPLVGWNGTADLMANRIPKGTLVAVEGSLYSNTYRSNQTNTLVRSYEVNVERIRILENRQSINERLGNSGENSSSNNFQRNTFTPRTNNNQAQNSFGTPAVTLNEEVSQSSEIDHQLGEHFSSEDDL
- the rpsR gene encoding 30S ribosomal protein S18, with the translated sequence MNFKRKKGFQPRRKVCEFCESNTHYVDYKNVELLNKYVSATGSIKSKSQTGTCAKHQRKVSTAIKRARVMALMPYIVIRSRMAK
- the rplJ gene encoding 50S ribosomal protein L10, with amino-acid sequence MSESKFKLAKREVVAEISDKIASSQAVAFAEYRGLTVAELRELRKEAKAMGVEIKVYKNRLFKLAAQAAGYADLSEHLVGPNIFAFSQNDEMSAAKLLVKFAKKHKIMVIKAGTFDGKVVDAAGVKQVASLPSYEEALAILARSLMAPLSQISLSLKLVSEGKSE
- a CDS encoding histidinol-phosphatase — its product is MKHDYHNHTYLCKHADVTIDDLLQEYSARGYLEVGISDHIPYPGELDSKDNSRMHLSEMDQYIADIEKARKKYPNIKIYTGFESEYFPNQDSWYRQVLQREDVDYLILGIHAVENLDPENNYNRNCNTAKELQRYWDSLSAGMRTGLFAYAVHPDFYMKSYVEWDEHCEELANKICDLALELDFPLGFNINGFWKGPRMIGSAFRNKYPIEQFWQIVSKKGVKILLESDTHHLKQLHDKEIVDKTYNLLKEWKIDHLLVEKIDIEKYKQKVKKLLNNA
- a CDS encoding PTS transporter subunit EIIC: MIKKVTIPDPLRTFWSKFRSGLERFGRSLILPVSILPIMAIIGAIGYIMISAGNKTGAMKDANFAAAANAIKLIGMAPIYNLDILFAIGIAAGLAKEEKASSALCGICALIGLYFAGNVLLKYSSLKSLLDPKEVGKLELIERFGKYSNSFNLNALGGILAGYIGYLTHKYTYRLQFPKAIAFFGGAKFSPVATFLTSFIIGLPFNAIWVYIYYAIGKMGQGIRLMGAGGSFLYGFTNRLLLPFGLHNVPNAILRYTPAGGTWKFIVEGKEETFNGFYTILLAKLQHGQRITAQDSMISNGTYPTNIFALPGAAVAMFLAVPKDKRKVAAPIIFGAVSSAVLSGVTEPIEFTFIFVAPVLWLVHALMTGFTYMFMYLAGAGMVSGTGEGIITWLIYNLSGYEIIDRVWMLWVLGPVFFVEYLVIFYFLITKMNLSTPGRNGNEVKLMSKKEFREKTANKDKEETQQISEQTNELLKNEKEEDINLSKELINAYGGFENMTEIGSCISRLRISVIDKDKVDRDRIKALGAMGVVESGDQVQSVFGAKAMVYSRIMNNLKK
- the rplL gene encoding 50S ribosomal protein L7/L12; the encoded protein is MAKLTKETFIESLKEMSIKEVMELVEAMKEEFGIDPTAAVAVAAAPAEGGEAEKSSVKVVLKADNGKKVAIIKVVKDLLGLSLMDAKKIVDALPATIKENIKPEEAEPIRAALAEAGADVVVE
- the mnmA gene encoding tRNA 2-thiouridine(34) synthase MnmA, with product MSKKVVIGMSGGVDSSVAAYLLQKQGYDVVGLYMRNWDSFTNNDILGNKDLNQEVCTQEQDYNDALKVAQKLGIKLERVDFVQEYWDNVFENFIEEYKKGRTPNPDILCNKYIKFNAFAKYAFEKLGADYIAMGHYAKVENGHLYRAKDQNKDQTYFLAQLSHEQLSRVIMPLADLTKDKIREIAAELELATANKKDSTGICFIGERNFGQFLQNYIPAQDGDTVDITTGKKVGRHVGCFYYTIGQRKGLNLGGMPEPYYVCGHDVKQNILYVAPASRSEYLDSNMLIASNLNLNNTDYDPNNLTAKFRYRQNDIKVSIELLDNNEVKIYYPEKSQAVTPGQQVVLYDGEKCIGGAVIEKVYLDDKQLTYI
- a CDS encoding MurR/RpiR family transcriptional regulator — protein: MISNIKESSLIKKLLGYSHRDTNSGHIAKTLLINIHQIDKLNSSEIAELCATTQSSISKFVKKLGFYSFSDFKGEIVKYRNKVQLSKTQGYLKNQELLNKTIHFAQLLLKFDFTKIINAIKNAKKIIINASGGALRVSDEFTTQLQRAGYNVFLPDSFSNRYTQAIVSDEETLVIFISNSATTMETLIPTLLCKNKGSKIVAITNKIPNDFANELTLSFQKFNSEQKIDPLDFHLYLNIVFTYLLNLL